Proteins from one Synechococcales cyanobacterium CNB genomic window:
- a CDS encoding SDR family oxidoreductase gives MSHTAPMSSAAIRDLMPEQLPSVVMPHCDARPVLRGQKALVTGASSGIGRAIAVAMCAAGADVMLNFVGPEEQAREAVDEATHCGCSGRGRAVAVRADVSDEGQVSGMFERMFDEFGTIDVLVNNAGLQQDAAIEDMTLGQWRRVLDVNLTGQFLCAREAVREFKRRGVRPEVSCAAGKIVCVSSVHEVIPWAGHVNYAASKGGVMLMMKSIAQEVAPWRIRVNSICPGAIRTPINRSAWETAEAYNELMKLIPYKRIGEPDDVARLAVWLASDDADYVTGASLFVDGGMTLYPGFETGG, from the coding sequence ATGAGTCACACTGCACCGATGTCGAGCGCAGCGATCCGCGACCTCATGCCCGAGCAGTTGCCGAGCGTTGTCATGCCGCACTGCGACGCCCGTCCCGTGCTCCGCGGGCAGAAGGCCCTTGTCACGGGCGCGAGCAGCGGCATTGGGCGAGCCATCGCAGTGGCGATGTGCGCCGCCGGAGCGGACGTCATGCTGAACTTCGTCGGTCCCGAGGAGCAGGCCCGCGAGGCGGTCGATGAGGCGACCCACTGCGGCTGCTCCGGTCGCGGGCGGGCGGTCGCGGTTCGGGCGGACGTCTCGGACGAGGGGCAGGTGAGCGGGATGTTCGAGCGAATGTTCGACGAGTTCGGCACGATCGACGTTCTCGTGAACAACGCGGGCCTCCAGCAGGACGCGGCGATCGAGGACATGACGCTTGGGCAATGGCGCCGAGTCCTGGACGTGAACCTGACGGGTCAGTTCCTGTGTGCGCGCGAAGCGGTCCGCGAGTTCAAGCGTCGCGGCGTTCGTCCCGAGGTGTCGTGCGCCGCCGGCAAGATCGTCTGTGTGTCGAGCGTTCACGAGGTCATCCCGTGGGCCGGGCACGTGAACTACGCGGCAAGCAAGGGTGGCGTGATGCTGATGATGAAGAGCATCGCCCAGGAGGTCGCGCCGTGGCGCATCCGTGTCAACAGCATCTGCCCCGGCGCCATCCGCACGCCGATCAACCGCTCGGCGTGGGAGACTGCGGAGGCATACAACGAGTTGATGAAGCTCATCCCCTACAAGCGGATCGGTGAGCCTGACGACGTCGCCCGCCTCGCGGTGTGGCTCGCGTCCGATGACGCCGACTACGTGACCGGAGCGAGCCTCTTCGTCGACGGAGGCATGACGCTCTATCCCGGATTCGAGACGGGAGGCTGA